The following nucleotide sequence is from Citrus sinensis cultivar Valencia sweet orange chromosome 6, DVS_A1.0, whole genome shotgun sequence.
aacataaaatactAATCAAGTCTCCATTCATGCTAATGAAATCTCCCAATCCGTTGAACCTCAAGGTGAGAATTCCAAGCCAATAAATCTTTAGAGAGGGCATGTGATCtgaattaaatgcaaaatgaGTAAATGACCCAAAAGTTGAGATTATAATTTGCATGATGACATTACACTCTAacatatctaatctaatatgcaattacatataataatactatatgaatataattgaTGCTATTCGCTAAGTATATAACAATGATATTTGCCTTAATACCTAAGAAGTTCCACTGAAAGATGATATTGCAATTTCAATCAccaagaaggaaaaagaaaagctgtTCTTCCCTTCTTCTACCTCAAGAacgaaattaatataattactaaTCAATATAATCTGTGGCATCATGAAACGAAGTTGAATATCAAGATCGCTATAGACAATTAGTGCAGGAGAGCATGTCATTTTTCTCAGGGTGCAGTAAAAGTAAATTCATCTTTCTGCACACGTCAAAAGCTTGTCAACTTACCATGGAAAGTGTTCACAGCTTTACTGGCCTCCTCTGGGCTTGAGAAGCACACAAATCCAAAGCCCTTATTTATTCCTTTCTCATCTCGCATCACTTTTGCTGAAGTAATTGTGCCACACTGACTGAAGTGCGCTTTTAGCTCTTCATCGgtaacatcatcatcaatgtTCTTCACATAAACATTTGATCCCTACAgtgaaacaataataaaagtaattgtGTATCGATAAATCCAGAAAGAGAAATGAGAAAAGGTATTACCTTGTATTTCAAGATTCGCTCTTTGCGTTTCTCCTCAAACTGATGACGTAAAATCTGCTCACGCTCTGCCTTCTTTTGTGCCCTTGCTGCATACAGAACCTTCGATCCTAGTCAACAGATACAAAGTGAGACAGTggaatgaaaaggaaattgcTAACACTTGTCAATTTAGCTAAGAAAGATTACGAAATCTACCAATTACTGATCCATTCATTGCTTCTAGTGCCCGTCTGGCGTCGTCTGGATTATCAAAATTCACAAAGCCAAAACCTCTTGAGGTCCCATTTTCATCCCTTGCGATAAGCAGGCTAGCAATTTTCCCAAACTTTGAAAACTTCTCCACCAAATGTTCTTCTGTGACATCTGAATCCAAATTCTTCATGAAAAGGTTTGTATATTTAGCAGCAGGGCTAGGCAGAACTCGGTCACTCTTTTTAATAAACCTTCCAACATATCTGCaccataattaaattaagaatttagaCCTGCATCCTGATATTGTAGACATAATAGTATGAACCTAAAAATAAACTGCACTTACATCCGCTTGTCACCAACAGTGGTGCCATTAAGATTCTCAATAGCGGCATTTGCAGATTCCTCGGTCTCAAACTGAACAAAGCCATGTCCTTTACTCTTCCCATCCTCAGAGGTGGCAACTTTGCAAGATATTATATTCCCAAAGTTTTGAAACATCTCTTGGAGCCTCACATTATCAATCGACTCAATCAAATTCTGTCATAGATTCCCAGattaaaatcattaaacaGTGGTAGGTAGCTAGCTCACTCTCAACCAATTACTCTTTTGTTATTAAGATGAAAAGAGGAAGGTACCTTAACAAACAAATTTGCTACTCCACTTTTCCTAGCATCAGGATCACGGCACGACCATGAAATCCTTAGCATTTTGCCATGGAGCTGAGTGTGATTCTTTACCTCAATTGCTCGAATAGCtagttaacaaagaagggagtAAATGTTTCAactaaaggagaaattaaagaaaaatcaccATGAAATTCTtagcaatttttttgttttcttttggtcAATACATAAATCAAAACGCCTCTCAATTTCTTCCcaagtaaagaaaaatctaatagTATCAAAAATACTATCTGTTTCCTTTACAGCGTTGGAAAAAGATAATCACAAGAATCTATCAATTAcatttcctttccttttcccACACTTTTACTAGCAGCCAAACAAcactaaacaaataaataaaattaataaatgcgAAAACAAGCATCACTACCAAATACCATATTCAACTAAGAAAGAGGAAATGCAACATGATAAATCTGATgattataaatgaaataaaaatgaataaagagGAAATGCTAGTAtcgaaaaaataattatcgttatgATACCATCGTGTGGGGAGAGGAAGTTAACGTAACCGTAACAGGTGGACCTGCCAGTGGTGGAGTCTTTACAGACACGAACGGAAGCAAGGCTCTTGAATTCAGAGAATGCGTCAAAGAGCTCACCGTCCGTTACGTCCGGGTGCAGGTCACCTACATAAAGCGAGGCTGGTGTCGTGGCCGTCGGTGGAACCACCGCCATTATCCCTTATCACAACCACAATAACGTCCACAATTAAAACAACGGCGTCGTTTTTTATTTCTACTATTATTGTTTCTGAAAGCTCTTGATTGATTGATCGATGGAGTGAAGAGAGAATGGGGGGGCGTTGGGCGTTGTATGAACTTTGATGTATGCTGTCTACTGTTGAGAGAATTTTTGCATGAACGTAAAGTATTAAATGCGCCAGGGTCACGCGCCTGTTCTGAGCATTTGAAGCAACTTCCTGGTTTTTACCTGCTTATCCGGTTAACTCCTTTttctatatattaattataaaaaatttcacatttttttaataaaaagtaataattatcatatgtttgggataaaaaaattatttatcatgaaTCAGGATCCTCAAATTCAATGCTTTTTTTCCCTAATATACAAGTTATTTTCTAATGTTTCAAGAATAAACATATCGTTATGATTTAAATCGTTATGATGTCTTTTTTCAATTACGCTTGTAGGGAATTATTCTCATGATTGTACATATCTCAAAAATAGAGACTAAcagagtaaaaaaaattttatatctccaaataaacataaatattaaatattaatgaaagGTGGTTTGATTATTCATTACTAAAACATTATAAGTCTGCATGTaacatttaagaaaaattttggtgCTATCAGTTTCTCAATcctatcaattattttaatttttttatttgtgtaaaACATAGCAAATCCAATATTAAATATGCATATTCATAAAATGGATGGGCAGTCCAGTTTTTTTAgtctaataaaatttaaatagattgAAATCTTGATAATTTCAAGCTAAATTTGGCTATATctactataataaaatttattgttttgaactaaaacatCCATGATTTAGATTATATAAATACAATGTTAGATGTTCTTGTTGAAAAGATATTGTTAGAATTTGAAATGgaatttacaaatattattaactcaaaatatttattatagatcATTTAAACATTAAAGCTTTTTGTAACGGTGCACCATAGCCAGTTAGAAACAATATTGTAGAAAAGATACTAGGTATTTGCTCATCTCAATTTGCTTATAGTGTTGTATACGTTGAGATTCTTAatcgaaaaataaataaaataattcatattatttaatttgcaaaattgtgcaaattttgtttcaaatagGTTGCACGTGCCACGTGATATCTGGTGAAACTAGCTAAACCAGTAAACGGTTAAGTAATGGAATTTGGCAATGCAATGCCCATGTGCTTTATTTGGTTACACACGTGTGTAAAAGGAAAGTCCAGAGAGGGCTGTGATCTAAGTGACTGCTTCAAAGTTAACGAGGCAGCGGTTCACTCTGGTTTCGCGGTGATTTATCGGCATCGTACACAGCCATAACTTACCCAAAGACTCTGCCCTCTTTGACGGACACGTGTCATTTCCTCAACCGATATGGCAATATCAGTATATCTTTCCCTTCTCTGGTTTTTGCTGgtaaatgattatttagaaatttctGTCATGAAGAAAAAGTTTATTGTTGTCCATTCGattaaatagagaaatttccACCCTTAATcgttaatagattaattacttaatcgattatttttgtaataaataaataattaaattcttagGTGTCCTGAAAGATCTAACCGAATGATTTTCAAACAGTTTTATTTGATCGACCATCTAAGTTtgaatcataaaaaaataaaaagttaaaaaagaaatttatactCAAAAATTTCTTAAGTACTCCTAGAGCCTAAAATGCtccaaaaacataaaaaaaaccTTCTcaataagtaataattttttgctcTAATTATTCTTAAGAGTGCAAGAAAGGGCTGAGCGTTTGGTTCAGTTCGATTTTATAGGTAAAAACCGAAcggtttaaatttttatgaaccGAATACATAAACCGATCggttcataaaattttattttaaaaattaaaaaaaaaagaaaaagaaaagaaaaatcgcTAAAACTTAATATATACCCTACTTCCTTATTTCTAAAACGCACAACtcagctctctctctctctttctctcgcCTCGCCCTCTCACGCAGCAGCGCTCACTCTCATTCTCTccgtctctctctctcaatccCGCTGCCGTCAGCACCGCCTGTCCGAGTTTCCTCAACAACTCAACTTTCGGCAGGCCCAACCGTCGTTGGCTGCGGCACCTTGTCCTCAGCCGCATTCCAACGTCAGTAAAGCTGAGGTCTTCCCTCAAATTTCGGCtgaagtgtttttttttttttgttgcataATTTTTGGTTACTGAAATTTACGTGTTTAAGGAATTTTTGTTGTGTAAATCTTGTGTTTATTAGTAGTTTTAGTTAAcgttttttctatttatttattttgggaaATTAGTTCGTAGAAATTTCatgtgaaagaaaaatcaatgtttgtttgtttgttattgCAGTGATTTCggtattttaagtttttaacttaattaagaCTGGGGTCTGGGAAAATAAGAAACTTTGGGGGTGTGATTTCTTTGAACGTTTGTTGTTAGAAATTTTCACGTGATTGTCTCCTTCactttcactgttgttttgtATCCCCTGATGAGGAAAACTTGCAATCATATACAATATGCTATGCCAATGCTCTTGCTTTTTTTGTATTCTTTGTTTATATCTGTTCTTTAATGGGGGAAGTAGATTCTATTCTTCTTCTGTTCTTCACTCTGCTTCACGAATCTGTAGAACCGAACCTAAACCgaactgaaatttaaaattgaccCGAATCGAATCAAAATATTTCGGTTCGGTTCTAAATTTTGGTTCGGCTTCGGTTCATATTATTTGAAACCGGATCGGTTTAGATAAGTCGGATACTCCCCAGCCGTAGGTATGCTCAACTGAAATTCACAAGTACAATTCGATGTAAAAGCCATAATTAAAGTCAAACACAGAAATTAcatgcaaaagaaaaagaaacattatttaatttttattttgtttcgaAATTTGGATGAAAGATTCGATGATTTTGGATATTGTACTCTCTCCTAAAAATTGATTGTGATGGACGATTGCATGCaactatttaaaatattttattaaattaaagtaatttataagaattatAGGGCTCTTTCTCCTTTTCGCATAATTTGAACTAGGAATATGTTTATCCCAAGTTGATGTTAGTTAGATGGTTTTTCAACCCgaaataatgatataaaatgttaattataataatttttatggattaatttcatattactCCTTAATTTGGGGTTCACCTACATTGCAAAGGTTGTACCAAACCtcggattttattttttgtgatttaacTGATGTTAAGTTTTACTG
It contains:
- the LOC102618925 gene encoding polyadenylate-binding protein 7, with amino-acid sequence MAVVPPTATTPASLYVGDLHPDVTDGELFDAFSEFKSLASVRVCKDSTTGRSTCYGYVNFLSPHDAIRAIEVKNHTQLHGKMLRISWSCRDPDARKSGVANLFVKNLIESIDNVRLQEMFQNFGNIISCKVATSEDGKSKGHGFVQFETEESANAAIENLNGTTVGDKRIYVGRFIKKSDRVLPSPAAKYTNLFMKNLDSDVTEEHLVEKFSKFGKIASLLIARDENGTSRGFGFVNFDNPDDARRALEAMNGSVIGSKVLYAARAQKKAEREQILRHQFEEKRKERILKYKGSNVYVKNIDDDVTDEELKAHFSQCGTITSAKVMRDEKGINKGFGFVCFSSPEEASKAVNTFHGYMLHRKPLYVAIAQRKEDRQAHLQLQYAQHMAGIEGSSANVIPSGYPSLYYTTPPGIVSQVPPRPGLMYQPLGLRTGWRANGFVPPTRPAFHVSPLPVNPKHNRQNRGRMNGNMLPQVGAHYMQQSSQSAASSKDSSNQQKGGQSKYVPNGRIRELNKGSGVSLGTFNSGGVMARKPDMLNGMLAAPSPEQQKQILGERLYPLVEKHKPDLVAKITGMLLEMDNSELLLLLESPESLAVKVEEAVQVLKLSEAKVSTQEAIHPNYLSAEVAVN